The Candidatus Methylacidiphilales bacterium DNA window GTGACGGCCCGATCTATGGTCCAGTTAGCAAAGAGGAAATACGGAATTGGGCACAAAATTCCCAGATTGCTCCTGAAGACTATGTTGATCAAAACGACGACAACTGGAAGCCAGCACATGAGTATGCATTTCTTGAAATGGATTGGGAAGTTCAAATAGATCCTCCACACTTTTACGGTCCAACCACAATAGGAGCCATCGAGGAATTCTATCGTGAGGGACTGATCAAAGACGAGACGATTGTTAAGAATTTGAAGACCCATACGGTAAAAACGGTGGCTGAGCTTTTTGATAAATCCATACCTCTTCCAGATACATATTCAAAAAGCCATCAGCCTACGATGCACTATCAATCGGAGAGGGTATCTAACGAAGAACCTGTTCATGCCCGGCCTGTTGCCAGCGATGATGCAATGACGGGTCTTCCGATTCACAATCCTAAAGATCAACAAATTCGCCAACTCGAGCAAGAGCTTCGGTTCCTCAAGAAAGATTATGACGAGTTGCTAGCCAAGTATCGTAAGCTCAATCAACAATTCATAGAGGAACGCAATAAAAATACACGCCATGCAGAGTCCTACTAAACTCTGCTCATTCCTCGCTAAAAAATCTCAGATGGAAATGATTGACCGGCTGTATCGCCTCCTCTATACAGCCTGCTTATGTTTCTTCTAGCTTCAGCACCAGACAAAGGACCTGTTCTCTCTCCCGGTGCACCCACGCTTTTTGAAATCGGTCCTATCCCCATCACCAATTCCATGCTTTACACGTGGGTCGTCGCAGCAGTCATCATTTTCGTGATTCGTCTTGGCACCCGAAACTTATCTGAAATTCCCACCAATCGTTGGCAAAATCTACTCGAGCTAGTCATAGACGGGCTTCGCAACTTGATGAATTCAATGCTCGAGCCCAAAGTTGTCCGATGGGTCTATCCACTCATAGCAAGCTACTTTATATTTATCCTTATGTCTAACCTGATGGGACTGTTGCCCGGAGTCGGAAGCATAAAATACAATCACCAGCCTATATTTCGCCCACCTACCGCGGATGCAAACATGACTATCGCGCTCTCTGCTATATTCTTCTTCATGAGTTTGTGGTGGGCTCTAAAATACAACGGGGTCCTGGGACTTTTTCAACACATCTTTGGCGTAAAGGCCCCCACAAAAGGCCTGATGTATCTCTTCATGTCTTTAATCTTTTTCGGAGTGGGACTGATAGAAGTGGTTTCGTTAATCATTCGCCCTGTTGCACTCTCCATGCGTCTCTACGGAAACATTTACGGCGGGGAAAGCGTGCTCACGGTCATGCTTGGAATAGGAGGGGGCCTGATAGCTCTCCCGTTTTACTTTTTAGAAATTATTGTCGCTATCGTGCAAGCGGTAGTATTCACAATGCTTTGCATTGCGTTTGTAGGCACTCTATGCTCGCATAGCGATT harbors:
- a CDS encoding GYF domain-containing protein, whose protein sequence is MKEPTLPLEGITDTARNQDVWRLRKGSDGPIYGPVSKEEIRNWAQNSQIAPEDYVDQNDDNWKPAHEYAFLEMDWEVQIDPPHFYGPTTIGAIEEFYREGLIKDETIVKNLKTHTVKTVAELFDKSIPLPDTYSKSHQPTMHYQSERVSNEEPVHARPVASDDAMTGLPIHNPKDQQIRQLEQELRFLKKDYDELLAKYRKLNQQFIEERNKNTRHAESY
- a CDS encoding F0F1 ATP synthase subunit A; the protein is MFLLASAPDKGPVLSPGAPTLFEIGPIPITNSMLYTWVVAAVIIFVIRLGTRNLSEIPTNRWQNLLELVIDGLRNLMNSMLEPKVVRWVYPLIASYFIFILMSNLMGLLPGVGSIKYNHQPIFRPPTADANMTIALSAIFFFMSLWWALKYNGVLGLFQHIFGVKAPTKGLMYLFMSLIFFGVGLIEVVSLIIRPVALSMRLYGNIYGGESVLTVMLGIGGGLIALPFYFLEIIVAIVQAVVFTMLCIAFVGTLCSHSDSHHQEAHA